The following proteins come from a genomic window of Desertifilum tharense IPPAS B-1220:
- the infC gene encoding translation initiation factor IF-3, producing MPVIEKKKTRDLPQINERIRFPKIRVIDTDGAQLGVITPKEALQIAEQKELDLVLVSDKADPPVCRIMDYGKYKFEQEKKAREAKKKQHTADVKEVKMRYKIEDHDYNVRVNQAQRFLKSGDKVKATITFRGREIQHTDLAEDLLKRMANDLQEVAEVQQAPKKEGRNMMMLLSPKK from the coding sequence ATGCCTGTGATCGAAAAGAAAAAAACTCGCGACTTACCTCAAATCAACGAGCGCATTCGTTTCCCCAAAATTCGAGTCATTGATACTGATGGCGCTCAACTCGGCGTCATTACCCCTAAAGAAGCCTTGCAAATTGCCGAGCAAAAAGAACTAGATCTCGTTTTAGTCAGCGACAAAGCCGATCCACCCGTTTGTCGGATCATGGACTACGGCAAGTACAAGTTTGAACAAGAGAAAAAAGCCAGAGAAGCCAAGAAAAAGCAGCATACGGCTGACGTTAAGGAAGTCAAAATGCGCTACAAAATCGAAGATCATGATTACAACGTGCGCGTGAACCAAGCTCAACGCTTCCTCAAATCAGGAGATAAAGTCAAAGCCACGATTACCTTTCGCGGTCGCGAGATCCAGCATACCGATTTAGCAGAAGATTTGCTCAAACGCATGGCCAACGATTTGCAGGAGGTTGCCGAAGTTCAGCAGGCACCGAAGAAAGAAGGCCGTAATATGATGATGTTACTCTCCCCGAAAAAGTAG